From one Sulfurovum sp. UBA12169 genomic stretch:
- a CDS encoding restriction endonuclease subunit S — MSEKMNVPKLRFKEFSGEWEEKRLGSISFRSAKKNKDNQSNEVFTNSAINGIVSQRDYFDKDIANQNNLEGYYIVNKDDFIYNPRISNFAPVGPLNRNHLATGVMSPLYTVFKIKDTIVNLDFIERYFHTTKWHRYMNNIANYGARSDRMNITNNDFIKMPIPLPSKQEQEKIASFLTSVDTKIEQLTKKKALLEQYKKGVMQKIFSQEIRFRDDDGGEFSEWVERKISQIFEITRGNVLAVPMMSQEKNDDFQYPVYSSQTKNNGLTGYYNEYLFEDCITWTTDGANAGDANLRRGKFYCTNVCGVLKSDKGYANQFIAEILNSVTKKHVSYVGNPKLMNNTMGGIKITIPSSIEEQTKIANFLSSLDTKISQIEQQLESTKQFKKALLQQMFV; from the coding sequence ATGAGCGAAAAGATGAATGTGCCAAAGTTACGATTTAAAGAGTTTAGTGGAGAGTGGGAAGAGAAGAGGTTGGGAAGTATTTCTTTTCGAAGTGCCAAAAAGAATAAAGATAATCAGTCTAATGAAGTTTTTACAAATTCAGCAATTAATGGAATAGTGTCTCAAAGAGATTACTTTGATAAAGACATAGCAAATCAAAATAATTTAGAAGGATATTATATTGTCAACAAAGATGATTTTATTTACAATCCAAGAATTTCAAATTTTGCTCCGGTAGGCCCATTAAACAGAAATCATTTAGCCACAGGTGTTATGTCGCCCTTGTATACTGTATTTAAAATAAAAGATACAATTGTAAATCTTGATTTTATAGAAAGGTATTTTCATACTACAAAATGGCATAGGTATATGAATAATATTGCAAATTATGGCGCACGAAGCGATAGAATGAATATTACTAATAATGACTTTATAAAGATGCCTATACCTTTACCCTCAAAACAAGAGCAAGAAAAGATAGCATCATTCCTAACCTCAGTAGATACCAAGATAGAACAGCTCACCAAAAAGAAAGCACTCCTTGAGCAGTACAAAAAAGGTGTGATGCAGAAGATATTCTCTCAAGAGATTCGGTTTAGAGATGATGATGGGGGTGAGTTTTCGGAGTGGGTTGAGAGGAAAATAAGTCAAATTTTTGAAATAACTCGAGGGAATGTCCTTGCTGTTCCTATGATGTCACAAGAAAAAAATGATGATTTTCAATATCCAGTGTATTCATCTCAAACTAAAAATAATGGGTTAACTGGCTATTACAATGAATATTTATTTGAAGATTGCATAACTTGGACAACAGACGGAGCGAATGCGGGAGATGCAAACTTAAGACGAGGGAAGTTCTATTGTACAAATGTATGTGGCGTATTGAAAAGCGATAAAGGATACGCCAATCAGTTTATAGCCGAAATTTTAAACTCTGTTACTAAAAAACATGTTTCCTATGTCGGAAACCCAAAGTTGATGAATAACACTATGGGCGGTATAAAAATAACAATTCCATCATCCATTGAAGAACAAACAAAAATAGCAAATTTTCTCTCATCGCTAGACACAAAAATCTCACAGATAGAGCAACAGCTAGAATCTACAAAACAGTTTAAAAAAGCTCTGTTACAGCAGATGTTTGTGTGA
- a CDS encoding deoxyribonuclease HsdR: MSKQSEAVLEENLVKQLISLEYESVSIKDDAALEANLKTQLEKHNTFTMSDNEFKRVLNHLNKGSVFEKAKILRDKFVLPLDDGTSKYIEFLDSEHWCQNLFQVTHQVTVDGSYKNRYDVTLLINGLPLVQIELKRRGLEIKEAFNQINRYQRHSYGSNNALFNYVQIFVVSNGVNTKYYSNNRKQSFKQTFFWADKNNKNITNIEEFTNVFLERCHVSKMICKYIVLAQVPKILMVLRPYQFHATEAIIDRVQNSNKNGYIWHTTGSGKTLTSFKTAQILMKLPHVDKVVFVVDRKDLDYQTTKEFNSFSDGSVDGTDNTQALVRQFGDDTKLIVTTIQKLNTAISKKQYLERMKKLQDKHIVFIFDECHRSQFGETHLNITKFFTKNQMIGFTGTPIFAENAVGNKLGKRTTRELFDDCLHKYVITDAISDDNVLKFSVEYVGRYKEKEDSATNIDIDVEDIDTKELLESPQRLEKITDYIIANHPRKTHSKEFTAMMCVSSVDMLTRYYELFKSKKHNLKIATIFSYSANEDDKDANGVYEIDEADGAAIDESHINQHSRDKLEGYIGDYNAMFGTRFSTRDSQSFYNYYNDISKKVRNREIDILLVVNMFLTGFDSPSLNTLYVDKNLKYHGLIQAFSRTNRILNEKKSQGNIVCFRNLKKNTDDAIALFSNKDAKDIILMQPYDEYVTKFNEAFLELMKIAPSVNSVDTLKEQGEEKQLEFIKAFREIMRLKNILEGFSDFKWSDLSMSEQMFEDYKSKYLDLYEKIKGERGEGSEKVSILEDVDFELELIHKDEINVTYILVLLARYKDADEQDKETHKKNILGIMEGQVHLRSKKELIEKFINENMLHINDSDNIENEFEKFWEQEKDIAYDALCKEENLNCVEVRKVVDTYIYEERVPLKDDVAKTLNFTPKYMERRTIVPRVLDKIVKFVDKFYDL, from the coding sequence TTGAGCAAGCAAAGCGAAGCTGTACTAGAAGAGAACCTTGTCAAACAACTCATAAGCTTAGAGTACGAGAGTGTCAGCATCAAAGATGATGCCGCCCTTGAAGCAAACCTAAAAACCCAACTCGAAAAGCACAATACCTTCACGATGAGCGACAATGAGTTTAAAAGAGTGCTCAACCACTTAAACAAAGGCTCCGTGTTTGAAAAGGCGAAGATACTCAGAGATAAATTTGTATTACCTCTTGATGATGGCACGAGCAAATACATCGAGTTCTTAGACTCTGAGCACTGGTGCCAAAACCTTTTTCAAGTCACACATCAAGTCACAGTAGATGGCTCGTATAAAAATAGATATGATGTGACTCTACTCATAAACGGGTTGCCGCTTGTGCAGATAGAACTAAAGCGAAGAGGTTTGGAGATCAAAGAAGCCTTTAACCAGATCAACCGTTATCAAAGACACTCTTATGGCTCTAATAATGCTCTGTTTAACTATGTGCAGATATTTGTCGTAAGTAACGGGGTAAATACCAAATACTACTCCAACAACCGTAAACAATCCTTCAAGCAAACCTTTTTCTGGGCAGACAAAAACAACAAAAACATCACAAATATTGAAGAGTTCACCAATGTCTTTTTAGAGAGATGCCATGTCTCCAAGATGATCTGTAAATACATCGTTCTCGCCCAAGTACCAAAGATACTGATGGTACTGCGCCCCTATCAGTTCCATGCCACAGAAGCCATTATAGACCGAGTTCAGAATTCAAATAAAAATGGCTACATCTGGCACACGACAGGTAGTGGTAAAACCCTCACCTCTTTTAAAACAGCTCAGATACTTATGAAACTTCCTCATGTTGACAAAGTGGTGTTTGTGGTCGACAGAAAAGACTTGGACTACCAAACCACCAAAGAGTTCAACAGCTTCAGTGACGGCTCGGTTGACGGAACAGATAATACCCAAGCCCTTGTCAGGCAGTTTGGTGATGATACAAAGCTCATCGTCACCACTATCCAAAAACTAAACACCGCCATAAGCAAGAAACAGTACCTAGAAAGAATGAAGAAGCTTCAAGACAAGCACATCGTCTTTATCTTTGATGAGTGCCATAGAAGCCAGTTTGGCGAGACACATCTGAACATCACCAAATTCTTCACCAAAAACCAGATGATAGGCTTTACAGGTACTCCGATATTTGCTGAAAATGCAGTAGGCAATAAACTGGGAAAAAGAACCACCAGAGAACTCTTTGATGATTGCCTGCATAAGTATGTGATCACAGATGCCATCAGTGATGACAATGTTTTAAAATTCTCGGTGGAGTATGTGGGTAGATACAAAGAAAAAGAGGACAGTGCTACTAACATCGACATAGATGTAGAAGACATAGACACTAAAGAGCTTCTAGAGAGCCCACAGAGGCTAGAAAAGATAACGGACTACATCATAGCTAACCACCCAAGAAAAACGCATTCTAAGGAGTTTACGGCAATGATGTGCGTGAGCAGTGTCGATATGCTCACAAGATACTATGAACTCTTCAAAAGCAAAAAGCATAATTTAAAAATAGCCACCATCTTCTCTTACAGTGCAAATGAAGATGACAAGGATGCCAATGGTGTTTATGAGATTGATGAAGCTGATGGTGCTGCTATTGATGAGTCACATATCAACCAACACAGCAGAGACAAGCTTGAAGGCTACATAGGTGACTACAACGCTATGTTTGGCACCAGATTCAGCACAAGAGATTCTCAAAGCTTCTATAACTACTACAACGACATCTCTAAGAAAGTAAGAAACAGAGAGATAGATATACTTCTCGTTGTCAATATGTTTTTAACAGGCTTTGACAGTCCTTCACTAAACACATTGTATGTAGATAAAAATCTAAAGTATCATGGACTTATACAGGCATTTTCAAGAACAAACAGGATACTCAACGAGAAAAAATCGCAAGGCAACATCGTTTGTTTTAGAAACCTGAAGAAAAATACTGATGATGCCATAGCCCTATTCTCAAACAAAGATGCCAAAGACATCATTTTGATGCAACCGTATGATGAGTACGTAACAAAATTTAACGAAGCATTCTTGGAGTTAATGAAAATAGCTCCTAGTGTAAACAGTGTTGATACTTTAAAAGAGCAAGGTGAAGAGAAGCAGTTGGAGTTTATCAAAGCCTTTAGAGAGATAATGAGGCTAAAAAACATTCTCGAAGGATTCAGTGATTTTAAATGGTCTGATCTGTCCATGAGTGAGCAGATGTTTGAGGACTATAAATCCAAGTATCTTGACTTGTACGAGAAGATAAAAGGTGAAAGAGGTGAAGGCAGCGAAAAAGTATCCATCCTTGAAGATGTAGACTTTGAGCTGGAACTGATACACAAAGATGAGATAAATGTAACTTACATACTGGTACTCCTTGCCAGATACAAAGATGCGGATGAGCAAGATAAAGAGACACATAAAAAGAATATTCTTGGGATCATGGAAGGACAAGTGCATCTTAGAAGCAAAAAAGAGCTCATTGAAAAGTTCATCAATGAAAACATGTTACACATAAATGACTCAGACAACATTGAAAATGAGTTTGAGAAGTTCTGGGAGCAAGAAAAAGATATTGCTTATGATGCACTATGCAAAGAAGAGAACTTGAATTGTGTAGAGGTCAGAAAAGTAGTCGATACCTACATCTACGAAGAGAGAGTGCCTCTAAAAGATGATGTAGCCAAAACGTTGAACTTTACACCAAAGTACATGGAACGTAGAACCATCGTTCCTAGGGTACTGGACAAGATAGTGAAGTTTGTTGATAAGTTTTATGATTTGTAG
- a CDS encoding cell filamentation protein Fic yields the protein MKEIIIPDPSWGSDLANIILDLEKLRTKRLGGDVPPHIFFQLKDIFHILETLGSARIEGNNTTLSEYVEKIIEKNVSDESDDEIKNLENAIDFIEEHTDEDTLFNRAFISEIHQILTKNLTPPPSGEGSKNPGELRTHNVKIKSSGHTPPDHFVLREYFEKFIEFINFPHKEQYQLLMVAIAHHRFEFIHPFDNGNGRMGRLLNYAFLIKLGFQVKNGRLINPSSVFYTDRDKYYDMLSLADSLKSDDILAWCEYFLLGLKNEIEKIDSLLNKEYVKKQILLPTLILARESKQITDQEFKILEYLINKDDMAMKSEELKFLGITDSKKKAVVMGKLKDKNIVVPVTEGGRIYTIRFVNNYLLRGIMKVLKDNGFVSDFLNNN from the coding sequence ATGAAAGAGATCATCATACCAGACCCTTCTTGGGGTAGTGATTTAGCCAATATTATTTTAGATTTAGAGAAACTTAGAACCAAGCGACTTGGCGGTGATGTCCCCCCACACATTTTTTTTCAGTTAAAAGATATTTTTCACATTTTAGAAACATTAGGTTCAGCTAGAATAGAAGGGAACAATACAACACTTTCAGAATATGTAGAAAAAATCATTGAAAAAAATGTATCTGATGAAAGCGATGATGAAATTAAAAATTTGGAAAATGCCATCGATTTCATTGAAGAGCATACAGATGAAGACACACTTTTCAATCGTGCATTTATTTCAGAAATTCATCAAATTTTGACAAAAAACCTAACTCCACCGCCAAGTGGAGAAGGTTCAAAAAATCCAGGTGAACTTCGAACACATAATGTCAAGATAAAAAGTTCTGGACATACTCCGCCAGATCATTTTGTTTTAAGAGAGTATTTTGAAAAATTCATTGAATTTATTAATTTTCCTCACAAAGAGCAATATCAGCTTCTAATGGTCGCCATTGCTCATCATAGATTTGAGTTTATCCACCCGTTCGATAATGGTAACGGTAGAATGGGCAGGTTACTCAACTATGCTTTTTTAATCAAACTAGGGTTTCAAGTCAAAAATGGAAGACTCATCAATCCTTCATCTGTCTTTTATACAGATAGAGATAAATACTACGACATGCTTTCTTTGGCAGATTCCCTCAAAAGTGATGATATTTTAGCTTGGTGTGAATACTTTCTTCTCGGACTCAAAAATGAGATAGAAAAGATAGATTCCTTACTCAATAAAGAGTATGTTAAAAAACAAATCCTTTTACCTACTTTGATTCTGGCACGAGAGAGTAAACAGATTACAGACCAAGAGTTTAAAATATTAGAGTATCTAATAAACAAAGATGATATGGCGATGAAGTCAGAGGAACTGAAATTTTTAGGAATAACAGACTCAAAGAAAAAAGCGGTGGTTATGGGTAAGCTCAAAGACAAAAACATTGTTGTACCTGTGACTGAGGGTGGTAGGATTTATACTATTAGATTTGTGAATAACTATCTTTTGAGGGGCATTATGAAAGTTCTAAAAGACAATGGTTTTGTATCGGATTTTTTAAATAACAACTAA
- a CDS encoding type I restriction-modification system subunit M, with translation MGEEQKKALEQQLWNIANTLRGKMDADEFRDYILGFIFYKYLSEKIENYADHLLKEDGLLYASLDENSEDGKEILEAIKEDAIESLGYFLKPSELFSAVAKRGNSDKNNFILEDLTGILRNIEQSTMGHESEDDFGHLFEDLDLTSTKLGKTEEAKNTLISKVLSHLDKINFELENTNRDVLGDAYEYLIAQFASGAGKKAGEFYTPQQVSKILAKIVTNKKTKLKSVYDPTCGSGSLLLRVAKEVEDVSNFYGQELNRTTYNLARMNMIMHDVHYRKFDIKQEDTLENPQHMDDKFEAIVANPPFSANWSANPLHMSDDRFSQYGKLAPSSKADFAFVQHMIHHLDDNGTMAVVLPHGVLFRGAAEGHIRKYLIEDRNYLDAVIGLPANIFYGTTIPTCILVFKKCREDSENVLFIDASNEFEKAKNQNYMTEENIEKIVDTYKNRSEIEKYSYLASMDEIKENDYNLNIPRYVDTFEEEEPIDLEAVSNDLRALESEIKLTDENIAKFCGELGIATPF, from the coding sequence ATGGGCGAAGAGCAAAAAAAAGCGTTAGAACAACAACTTTGGAACATAGCGAATACACTTAGAGGCAAGATGGATGCTGATGAGTTTCGTGATTATATACTTGGATTTATCTTTTACAAGTACCTCTCTGAGAAGATAGAAAACTATGCAGACCACCTACTCAAAGAAGATGGACTACTTTATGCGAGTCTTGATGAGAATAGTGAAGACGGTAAAGAGATCCTTGAAGCTATCAAAGAAGATGCCATTGAGTCACTGGGTTATTTTCTCAAGCCCTCTGAGCTTTTTTCTGCGGTTGCCAAGAGAGGAAACTCAGATAAAAATAACTTCATCCTAGAAGACCTTACGGGGATACTGAGGAACATAGAGCAAAGCACTATGGGACATGAAAGTGAAGATGACTTTGGGCATCTGTTTGAAGACCTTGATTTGACCTCTACCAAACTGGGTAAAACAGAAGAAGCCAAAAACACTCTCATCTCAAAAGTACTATCTCACCTTGACAAGATTAACTTTGAGCTTGAAAATACCAACAGAGATGTACTCGGTGATGCTTATGAATATTTAATTGCTCAGTTCGCTTCTGGGGCTGGTAAAAAGGCTGGGGAGTTTTATACTCCTCAACAAGTATCAAAAATCTTAGCAAAGATAGTCACTAACAAAAAAACTAAACTCAAATCAGTGTATGACCCAACCTGCGGGAGTGGTTCGCTTCTTTTGCGTGTTGCTAAAGAGGTTGAAGATGTGAGTAACTTTTACGGGCAAGAGCTTAACCGTACCACTTATAACCTAGCCCGTATGAACATGATAATGCACGATGTCCATTACAGAAAGTTTGACATCAAGCAAGAAGATACACTTGAGAACCCTCAGCACATGGATGATAAGTTTGAAGCCATTGTTGCCAATCCTCCTTTTTCAGCGAACTGGTCAGCAAACCCTCTGCACATGAGTGATGATAGATTTTCACAATATGGAAAATTGGCTCCCTCAAGCAAAGCAGACTTCGCGTTTGTACAACATATGATACATCACCTAGATGATAACGGTACTATGGCGGTTGTGCTTCCTCATGGGGTACTCTTTAGGGGAGCTGCTGAAGGGCATATAAGAAAGTACCTGATAGAAGACAGAAACTACCTTGATGCCGTTATAGGGCTGCCTGCAAATATCTTTTATGGTACTACTATTCCTACTTGTATCTTGGTATTTAAAAAGTGTAGAGAGGACTCTGAAAATGTGCTTTTCATCGATGCTTCCAATGAGTTCGAGAAAGCGAAGAACCAAAACTACATGACTGAAGAGAACATAGAAAAGATTGTAGATACGTACAAAAATCGAAGTGAAATAGAGAAGTACTCGTACCTAGCTTCCATGGATGAGATAAAAGAGAATGACTACAACTTAAACATCCCTAGATATGTAGATACTTTTGAAGAGGAAGAGCCCATTGACCTTGAAGCTGTATCCAACGACCTTAGAGCCCTAGAGAGCGAGATAAAGCTAACAGATGAGAACATTGCAAAGTTTTGCGGTGAGCTTGGTATCGCTACGCCGTTTTGA
- a CDS encoding excisionase — protein MNIQEEYFTPHLVTEKYFISKSTLAKWRMANINLPYSKIGKYIRYKRSDIEAFIEANMVAIEGEK, from the coding sequence ATGAATATTCAAGAAGAATATTTTACACCACACCTAGTTACCGAAAAGTACTTTATTAGTAAAAGCACGCTGGCAAAATGGAGAATGGCAAATATCAATCTGCCTTATTCTAAAATCGGAAAATACATACGCTACAAAAGAAGCGATATTGAAGCCTTTATTGAAGCGAACATGGTTGCAATCGAGGGTGAAAAATGA